Proteins from a genomic interval of Gopherus evgoodei ecotype Sinaloan lineage chromosome 7, rGopEvg1_v1.p, whole genome shotgun sequence:
- the SLC26A6 gene encoding LOW QUALITY PROTEIN: solute carrier family 26 member 6 (The sequence of the model RefSeq protein was modified relative to this genomic sequence to represent the inferred CDS: inserted 1 base in 1 codon; deleted 2 bases in 1 codon) translates to MRERLPGQDKSLEMAPALDWSPAAAPPQPPGPGTAESLSKAASCKPELRVRLVPGRWSQSELRRRPWXSQADSEVLSEAELEEIAPRTQAPRPSVCRRLRDVRCSCAAAKSLLFQFLPILGWLPRYPVRDWLLGDIISGFSVGIMHLPQGLAYALLAGVPPVTGLYSSFYPVFLYFLFGTSRHISVGPFAVISVMIGSVTGSLTPNSNFMDPVNGTNETVLNEARRDSARVELVATLTVLVGIFQMALGMLQFGFVVTYLSEPLVRGYTTAAAVQVLVSQLKYVFGVEVAEQSGPLSMFTTFIEICTKLPQTNVGTLVTSLIAMAAILAVKMLSAKFASKLPMPIPIELITIIVSTGISYGAGLKAKFGISVVGDIPSGMKPPVVPNVSYFGQVVGNAFAIAVVGYAICISLGKIFALKHGYKVNSNQELIALGICNFVGGFFQCFSISCSMSRTLVQETTGGNSQVAGVIASLVILVTILKIGQLFQDLPKAILAAIIIVNLKGMFKQFTDIRTLWRSNRIDLLIWLVTFVATLLLNLDMGLGVSVAFALLTVIFRTQMPRYSILGQVSSTDIYRDVVEYNKTEEIPGVKIFRSSATVYFANAELYAEALKEKSGINVDYLIGKKKKALKKQKKQQEKDKKEEAKKKKKTNSELSEASDPSSDDLGFVDIDMETKMQELGSDCNGSGPAVADSSGSMIELEPQASSTPKAFNEPTLESLGLKKPDLHSLILDFTPVNFVDTVCIKILKNIFRDFQEIEVDVFLVGCHASVIDQLEKGNFFSQTITKHHLFASVHDAITYVTRGQGQSMPKPVTTYSSTKL, encoded by the exons CCTGAGTTGCGGGTGAGGTTGGTGCCGGGAAGATGGAGCCAGAGCGAGCTGCGGCGCCGCCCCT GGTCCCAGGCAGACAGCGAGGTTCTGAGCGAGGCTGAGCTAGAGGAGATCGCGCCG AGAACCCAGGCTCCAAGGCCCTCTGTCTGCCGCAGGCTCCGGGACGTAAG GTGCTCATGTGCTGCTGCCAAGTCCCTTCTGTTCCAGTTCCTGCCGATCCTGGGCTGGCTGCCCCGGTACCCAGTCAGAGACTGGCTCCTCGGTGATATTATCTCGGGGTTCAGTGTGGGCATCATGCACCTCCCCCAGG GTTTAGCTTATGCGCTCCTGGCAGGGGTGCCTCCCGTCACTGGTCTCTATTCATCTTTCTATCCTGTCTTCCTGTACTTCCTGTTTGGAACATCTAGGCACATCTCAGTGG GCCCCTTTGCCGTCATCTCTGTCATGATCGGCAGCGTGACAGGCTCGCTGACGCCCAACAGCAACTTCATGGATCCGGTCAATGGCACAAATGAGACAGTCCTCAATGAGGCAAGGAGAGACAGCGCCAGGGTGGAACTGGTGGCTACACTCACTGTCCTGGTGGGCATCTTCCAG ATGGCCCTGGGGATGCTGCAGTTTGGATTTGTGGTCACCTACCTGTCTGAGCCCTTGGTGCGGGGCTATACCACAGCCGCTGCCGTCCAGGTGCTGGTCTCTCAGCTGAAGTACGTCTTTGGGGTGGAGGTGGCTGAGCAGTCAGGGCCGTTATCCATGTTCACT ACTTTCATTGAGATCTGCACCAAGCTGCCACAGACCAACGTGGGCACCCTGGTCACTAGCCTGATTGCCATGGCCGCCATCCTCGCTGTGAAGATGCTCAGTGCCAAGTTTGCCTCCAAGCTCCCCATGCCCATCCCCATAGAACTCATCACG ATCATCGTCTCCACGGGGATCTCCTATGGAGCTGGCCTGAAGGCCAAGTTTGGGATTTCTGTTGTGGGCGACATCCCCAGTGG GATGAAACCACCAGTGGTTCCCAACGTCAGTTACTTTGGGCAAGTGGTGGGCAATGCCTTTGCCATCGCCGTGGTGGGCTATGCCATCTGCATCTCCCTGGGCAAGATCTTTGCCCTGAAGCACGGCTACAAGGTGAACAGTAACCAG GAGCTGATAGCCCTGGGGATTTGTAATTTCGTGGGTGGCtttttccagtgcttcagcaTCAGCTGCTCCATGTCCCGGACCCTGGTGCAGGAGACCACTGGAGGGAACAGTCAG gtggCCGGGGTTATCGCCTCACTTGTCATCTTAGTGACCATTTTGAAGATTGGCCAGCTCTTCCAAGACCTGCCCAAA GCCATCTTAGCTGCCATCATCATTGTGAACCTGAAGGGCATGTTCAAGCAGTTCACAGACATCCGCACATTGTGGAGGTCCAATCGCATAGATCTG CTCATCTGGCTCGTGACCTTCGTGGCCACCCTTCTGCTGAACCTAGACATGGGGCTGGGGGTCTCTGTGGCGTTTGCCCTGCTCACAGTCATCTTCCGGACCCAGAT GCCCCGCTACTCCATCTTGGGACAGGTTTCCAGCACAGATATCTACAGAGACGTGGTGGAATATAATAAG ACTGAGGAAATTCCAGGTGTGAAGATTTTCCGCTCTTCTGCCACAGTGTATTTTGCCAACGCTGAGCTGTATGCAGAGGCCCTGAAGGAGAAG AGTGGCATTAATGTCGATTACCTCattgggaagaagaagaaagcccTCAAGAAACAGAAGAAGCAGCAGGAGAAGGACAAGAAGGAAGAGGCAAAGAAGAAAAAG AAAACTAACTCCGAGCTCTCAGAGGCATCTGACCCCAGCAGCGATGACCTCGGCTTTGTAGATATTGACATGGAGACCAAGATGCAG GAGCTGGGGAGTGACTGCAATGGATCTGGCCCTGCAGTGGCTGACTCCAGTGGAAGCATGATAGAGTTGGAGCCCCAAGCCAGCAGCACCCCAAAAGCCTTCAATGAACCCACCCTGGAGTCTTTAGGTCTCAAAAAGCCTGACCTCCACTCCCTCATACTGGACTTCACCCCTGTCAACTTTGTGGATACTGTCTGCATAAAGATCCTAAAGAAC ATATTCAGAGATTTCCAGGAGATAGAAGTGGATGTGTTTCTTGTTGGCTGCCATG CTTCCGTCATTGACCAGCTGGAAAAAGGCAACTTCTTCAGCCAAACCATCACCAAGCACCACCTCTTCGCTTCAGTGCATGATGCCATCACCTATGTcaccagggggcagggacagagcatGCCAAAGCCGGTCACA ACTTATTCCAGCACTAAACTGTAA